Proteins found in one Acidobacteriota bacterium genomic segment:
- a CDS encoding 3-oxoacyl-ACP reductase FabG, which translates to MTALDPPPLAGRVALVTGGSRGIGRAIAIALANAGADVALSFRERHADAVEVQRAIEALGRRAMAVRADLSQGSEASALVAEVTSTLGSVSVLINNAGITRPRPLESITDQDWHDLIAANLTSVFLVTQRVVPAMRLERWGRIVNLSSVAAQLGGVVGPHYAASKAGILGLTHSYAALLAKDGITVNAIAPALIATEMVTNNPRARADLVPVGRFGTPDEVADVAVLLATNGYITGQTINVNGGWYMS; encoded by the coding sequence ATGACGGCTCTGGATCCGCCGCCGCTGGCCGGTCGCGTCGCGCTCGTCACCGGTGGAAGCCGCGGCATCGGGCGTGCGATCGCGATCGCGCTCGCGAACGCCGGTGCCGACGTCGCACTGAGCTTCCGTGAGCGCCACGCCGACGCCGTCGAGGTGCAACGGGCGATCGAAGCGCTGGGCCGCCGGGCGATGGCGGTGCGCGCCGATCTCTCGCAAGGCAGCGAGGCGAGCGCGCTGGTTGCGGAGGTCACCTCCACGCTCGGCAGCGTGTCGGTGCTGATCAACAACGCGGGCATCACGCGGCCGCGGCCGCTCGAGTCGATCACGGATCAGGACTGGCACGACCTGATCGCGGCGAATCTCACCTCGGTGTTCCTCGTCACGCAACGCGTCGTGCCCGCCATGCGCCTGGAGCGCTGGGGGCGCATCGTCAATCTCTCGTCCGTCGCCGCTCAGCTCGGAGGCGTCGTGGGCCCGCACTACGCGGCGTCGAAGGCCGGCATTCTCGGCCTGACGCACTCGTACGCCGCGCTGCTCGCGAAAGACGGCATCACGGTGAACGCGATCGCGCCAGCGCTCATCGCGACCGAGATGGTGACGAACAACCCGCGCGCTCGCGCTGACCTCGTTCCCGTCGGCCGCTTCGGCACACCGGACGAAGTCGCCGACGTCGCCGTCCTGCTGGCGACCAACGGCTACATCACCGGCCAGACGATC